GGCCGGCCCGGTGTCCCGATCCGGAGCACGCCCCGGGGTAGCGATCCGGCTTCGGGGTGCCGCACCGCACAAGCCGTCCCAAGCTCGACCGCGACCCGGCTACCGTCCTCACCGTGCCCAGCCCCCTAGCCGCAGCAGCCTCCCTGCTCCTGCTGGCGATCACCCTTCTCTTCGCGATCACTCGTCCGCGGAACCTCCCCGAAGCAGCTGTCGCCCTCCCCGCCGCCGCTGTCGCGATCGGACTGGGTCTCACCACCCCCCAGGAAGCCGCCCAGAGGACCGTTCAGATCCTCCCCACGCTCGGCTTCCTCGCCGCGATTCTCCTGGTCAGCCACCTGGCCGCGGCGGAAGGCGTCTTCACCTGGCTGGGCGGGAAACTCGCCGAAACCTGCCGGGGCAGGCCCCGCCCTCTCCTGCTGCTCACCTTCGCCGCCGCCGCGCTGGTCACCGCAGTTCTCAGTCTCGACGCGACGGTCGTCCTGCTGACCCCGGTGGTGCTGGCCACCGCCGCGCATCTGAAGCTCACCGCGCGCCCGCACGTCTACGCCTGCGCACACCTGGCCAACTCGGCCTCCACCCTGTTCCCCGTCTCCAATCTCACCAACCTGCTCGCTTTTTCCGCCTCCGGCCTCACCTTCGCCGGCTTCACCGCGCTCATGGCAGTGCCCTGGCTGGTCACCATCGCCATCGAGCTGGCCGTCTTCGCCTGGTTCTTCCGCGGAGACCTCAGGCAACCGCCCAGCACCGAAAAACCCGAGCACCGCGAGCCCCCGGTGTTCACCCTCGGGGTCTTGGCCGTGATGCTCGCCGGCTTCGCGACCGGCCAGCTGGTCCACGTGGAACCGGTCTGGATCGCCGCGCTGGCCGCGCTGGTCCTGGCCGCGAAGGCGTTGGCAGAACGCAAAATCCGCCCCTGGCAAGTGATCACCGAGGCGTCGCCGCTGCTGGTCCTGTTCGTCGTCGCGCTGGCGGTAATCGTGGAAGCCGTCGACAAACACGTCCTGGGCGGCCTGCTGCAGAACCTCCTGCCGACCACCGCCGGCCTGCCCGAGCTTCTGACCGCCGCGGCGGTCGCCGCGATCCTGGCGAACCTGGTCAACAATCTGCCGGCGACCCTGATCCTGCTGTCCGTGCTGGGCCCGCACCCGAATCAAGGCGTCCTGCTCGCCGTCCTGCTCGGCGTGAACATCGGCCCGAACGCGACCTACCTCGGCTCGCTGGCGACGCTGCTCTGGCGGCGCGTCGTGCTGCGCCACGGCGAGCACCCGAGCGCACGCGAATTCCACGTCCTCGGAGCGCTCACCACGCCGGTTTCGCTGGCCGCCGCGACCTGCGCGCTGTGGCTGGTGCGGTGAGCGGACTCAGCCGCGCGGAGCGATCGTGCTGCCCCGAGCCAGGGTCGGCCCGCAATCGGCCAGGCCGTTCCCGAACCGCTGCGCCTCCACGTCCATCATGGTGACCTGCGCGTAGTGCTGCACCGCCGCGAGCTTCGCCGGATCGGTGACCGCGTCCTTGCGGACGAAGTCGCCCTGGCGCTTTCCTTCGCCGGGATACACCAGGATCGGGTAGTAGTCCCGGTCGATCCGCGGGTCGATGCTGATCTGGTTGCCGTCCGCCCACGGGCCCCACGAGTGGATGAAGGTCGGCTTCACGACGTCGAACACGTAGTCCCGCAGGCCCTTGATGTTCTCGTCGTGGGTGAGGTCCGCGATCGGCGCGTTCACCAGGCCGGCCATGTCGACCAGTTCGAGCCGGCTGGTCATCGACGAGCCGCCGAGGTCGGGCAGCAGCAGCGACGCTTTCTGAAGGCCGAGCATGTCCGCGTAGGTGTTGAAGCCGCGGCCGAACCGGTCCGCGATCAGGCAGGCCGGCACCGTCGGGCGCTTGATGAACTCGTCGGAGTGCTGGACGAAACCGATCGCCGACGGGACTGTCGCGGCCACCAGCACCACCGACGCGATCGCGCGCCACCGCGGCTGCACCGTCCGCAGCAGCTCGGCGAACGCCATGACGCCGGACAACGTGCCGAGCACCCACACCGGCGTCGCGAAACGGTACTGCGCCATCCAGTCCGGCACCATCACGCCGTAGGCGATCACCCCGAGCGCGAACGGCACGACCAGCGCGAGCAGCGGACGCCGCCAGGAACCCTTGCGCAGCGCCCAGATCACCACCGCGCCGAGCACCACCGTCAGCGCGACCCCGGCGTACACCGCCAGCTCGTGCGGCCGGACGATCGAGCTGAGCGTGGGCAGACCTTGCCGCTTCGCCACCGACGGGTTCGCCAGCAGCCGGTGGAATTCCAGGTAGCGCCACACCACGTAGGCGCCGAACAGCACTCCGAACGAAGCGATCGACACCAGCGCGGACCGGAAGCTGGGCCAGAATCCCTCGCGCTTCACGCCGAACAGCAGGACGATCGGGTACGCGCTGGCGTAGATCAGGCCCTCCGGCCGGGTCAGCGCGGCGGCCGCGACGAGCGCGCCGGCCCCGATCGCGACCT
This sequence is a window from Amycolatopsis benzoatilytica AK 16/65. Protein-coding genes within it:
- a CDS encoding SLC13 family permease — protein: MPSPLAAAASLLLLAITLLFAITRPRNLPEAAVALPAAAVAIGLGLTTPQEAAQRTVQILPTLGFLAAILLVSHLAAAEGVFTWLGGKLAETCRGRPRPLLLLTFAAAALVTAVLSLDATVVLLTPVVLATAAHLKLTARPHVYACAHLANSASTLFPVSNLTNLLAFSASGLTFAGFTALMAVPWLVTIAIELAVFAWFFRGDLRQPPSTEKPEHREPPVFTLGVLAVMLAGFATGQLVHVEPVWIAALAALVLAAKALAERKIRPWQVITEASPLLVLFVVALAVIVEAVDKHVLGGLLQNLLPTTAGLPELLTAAAVAAILANLVNNLPATLILLSVLGPHPNQGVLLAVLLGVNIGPNATYLGSLATLLWRRVVLRHGEHPSAREFHVLGALTTPVSLAAATCALWLVR